One segment of Natronosalvus halobius DNA contains the following:
- a CDS encoding DUF7115 domain-containing protein: MTVPGIVQSTLEGEEIAARVPLGGDDELFITPSRTIIYRAEGLLSDESVDTFSHDADRLSLSEGRRKTRFTLEYALDGEREFTIPGNRTDEALHPVLAGVLTGNDITDSGESVLKTFRFSELTLIITSDRLVKHIGEAVWDSDFEQYHYADVTNLSFEDGSVATQVVLGVDGRQQRIKAPNDQADEVAERLKRALCSFHDVETLEELNALLAADDDDADEPTSESASGVDFGIGVDPLDANPREPDDLGEEAAASQEPTETDPSNDPLGSSSAFDLGSNTDEVPGQTAQQQAADGDLHDESSVTNRSSASAGAVRDTSTADPSLADPELLERIESLESAVEAQTELLEAQQATIEQLIEELRQGR; this comes from the coding sequence ATGACCGTTCCCGGTATCGTCCAGTCGACGCTCGAGGGCGAGGAAATCGCTGCTCGAGTGCCACTCGGTGGTGACGACGAACTGTTCATCACACCCTCCAGGACCATCATCTATCGCGCCGAAGGACTGCTGAGCGACGAATCCGTCGACACGTTCTCGCACGACGCCGACCGCCTCTCGCTCTCGGAAGGCCGCCGAAAGACCCGATTTACGCTCGAGTACGCCCTCGACGGCGAACGTGAGTTCACGATTCCGGGCAATCGAACCGACGAGGCCCTCCACCCCGTCCTCGCCGGCGTCCTCACCGGCAACGACATCACCGACTCGGGCGAGTCCGTCCTCAAGACGTTCCGGTTCAGCGAACTCACCCTGATCATCACGAGCGACCGGCTCGTCAAGCACATCGGCGAGGCCGTCTGGGACAGCGACTTCGAACAGTACCACTACGCCGACGTGACGAACCTGTCCTTCGAGGACGGTAGCGTCGCCACACAGGTCGTCCTCGGGGTGGACGGTCGCCAGCAGCGGATCAAAGCGCCGAACGACCAGGCCGACGAGGTCGCCGAACGCCTCAAGCGCGCGCTCTGTTCGTTCCACGACGTCGAGACGCTCGAGGAACTCAACGCGCTCCTTGCGGCAGACGATGACGACGCGGACGAACCGACGAGCGAGTCAGCGTCGGGCGTCGACTTCGGCATCGGCGTCGACCCGCTGGATGCGAACCCGCGGGAACCAGACGACCTCGGCGAGGAGGCGGCCGCGAGCCAGGAACCGACCGAGACCGACCCCTCCAACGACCCACTCGGCTCCTCGAGTGCCTTCGATTTGGGGTCAAACACGGACGAGGTGCCCGGGCAGACGGCCCAGCAGCAGGCTGCTGACGGCGATCTGCACGACGAATCCAGCGTGACCAATCGATCTTCGGCCTCGGCCGGCGCAGTCCGGGACACGTCGACGGCCGACCCGTCCTTGGCCGACCCGGAACTGCTCGAGCGGATCGAGTCGCTCGAGTCGGCCGTCGAGGCCCAGACCGAGTTGCTCGAGGCCCAACAGGCGACTATCGAGCAGTTGATCGAGGAGCTTCGGCAGGGTCGATAA
- a CDS encoding TVP38/TMEM64 family protein: MASPITTRALLGTGLVGFVLLASLLVSPSATVGVLESVAGDPYRFGLAVAVLYTARPLFAWPTTPLAVLVGYGYGAVLGLPVALLGVSLTVIPTFLVVRWLVGGSDRAAGDVRPLAGVLGRSRDAVDRYYDAVGPVRGVVASRLAPIPSDVATAAAAVSGVRLRHLVVGTALGELPWTVAAVFVGASAATLTSDVLVDGVGQHGFVLAGSAAVVAVALFAPSIYSHLRTGSTVRTSFE, encoded by the coding sequence ATGGCGTCGCCGATCACCACTCGAGCCCTCCTCGGGACGGGACTCGTGGGTTTCGTCCTCCTCGCGAGCCTGCTCGTCTCGCCGTCGGCCACAGTCGGCGTGCTCGAATCAGTCGCCGGCGATCCGTACCGGTTCGGACTCGCGGTCGCCGTCCTGTACACTGCCCGGCCCCTCTTCGCGTGGCCGACGACGCCGCTCGCCGTCCTGGTCGGCTACGGCTACGGCGCGGTTCTCGGCCTTCCTGTCGCCCTGCTCGGCGTCTCGCTGACCGTAATTCCGACCTTCCTCGTGGTTCGCTGGCTCGTCGGGGGAAGCGATCGGGCGGCCGGCGATGTACGCCCGCTCGCGGGCGTCCTCGGGCGAAGTCGTGACGCGGTCGACCGGTACTACGACGCCGTCGGCCCCGTTCGCGGCGTCGTGGCGTCGCGACTCGCGCCGATTCCCTCGGACGTCGCGACGGCCGCGGCGGCCGTCAGCGGCGTCCGTCTTCGACACCTCGTCGTCGGGACGGCACTCGGCGAACTGCCGTGGACGGTCGCAGCTGTTTTCGTCGGTGCCTCAGCGGCCACGCTCACGAGCGACGTCCTGGTCGACGGGGTCGGTCAGCACGGGTTCGTCCTCGCCGGGTCGGCAGCGGTCGTCGCCGTTGCACTGTTCGCACCGTCGATCTATAGCCATCTCCGGACCGGGTCGACCGTGAGGACGTCGTTCGAGTGA
- a CDS encoding enoyl-CoA hydratase/isomerase family protein: MQVDDAGGVVRITFDRPDVLNAFSTETAVTLAEAIADVSPADHHAVVLTGEGTAFSAGGDIQAMAERREGPQEAFDRITETFGRVVEEMLECPVPIIAKVNGDAVGAGLAIVALSDFAYAAQDATFSCAFVRVGLIPDTGGTFLLPKLVGLRTAKELAFTGKFFDAEEAADLDLINESVDSDDLEERVQETVDRLGRRPTETIALMKRAMHENLGRHWGEALEYENLLQVQAYTSDSHEEGVSAFLEGREPDFD; this comes from the coding sequence ATGCAGGTAGACGATGCAGGCGGCGTCGTTCGGATCACGTTCGATCGACCCGACGTGCTCAACGCCTTCTCGACGGAGACGGCCGTAACGCTCGCCGAGGCGATAGCCGACGTATCACCGGCTGACCACCACGCCGTCGTCCTGACGGGCGAGGGAACGGCGTTCAGCGCCGGTGGCGACATTCAGGCGATGGCCGAGCGGCGGGAGGGGCCACAGGAGGCGTTCGACCGAATCACCGAGACGTTCGGGCGGGTCGTCGAGGAGATGCTCGAGTGTCCGGTTCCGATCATCGCGAAGGTCAACGGCGACGCCGTCGGCGCCGGCCTAGCGATCGTCGCCCTCTCGGACTTCGCGTACGCCGCCCAGGACGCGACGTTCTCGTGTGCGTTCGTGCGCGTCGGACTGATTCCCGACACCGGTGGGACGTTTCTCCTGCCGAAACTCGTCGGGTTGCGTACGGCGAAGGAACTCGCGTTTACCGGAAAATTCTTCGACGCCGAGGAGGCCGCCGACCTCGACCTGATCAACGAATCGGTCGATTCCGACGACCTCGAGGAGCGCGTCCAGGAGACGGTCGATCGACTCGGCCGTCGACCGACTGAAACCATCGCGCTGATGAAACGAGCGATGCACGAAAACCTCGGTCGGCACTGGGGGGAGGCCCTCGAGTACGAGAACCTGTTACAGGTGCAAGCGTACACCTCTGATTCCCACGAAGAGGGCGTATCGGCGTTTCTCGAGGGGAGAGAGCCGGACTTCGACTGA
- a CDS encoding hemolysin family protein, giving the protein MVDVALSVGRLLLAFVLVFLNGFFVAAEFAYVRIRATAVDALVEEGRSGAVLLQDAMDNLDDYLAVTQLGITISSLGLGWIGEPAVAALLEPVLSPILPGGLIHLVSFAVGFSIITFLHVVFGELAPKTIAIAQAERVALIVARPMKFFYYVFIPGLVVFNGTANFFTRLIGIPPASENEEVLTEEEILAVLSTAGRKGNIEMEEVELIERVFDFDELSVQAVMVPRPDVITISADAPLPAVRSRIIEEGHTRYPVIDPDTDDQIEGFLDVKDVLRVTHENPDADALTAGDVAREMLVYPETGSVTDLLEQIQRERKQMVAIVDEWGAFEGIVTVEDLVEELVGDIRDDFDAATNEPSIDRRADGTYVVDGGFTVSRLNETLETTFEADGVETVGGLVLSRAGRVPDVGDEFEIDGYEFTVSAVDGARISEVEVRNTGTGPAESTENSSLE; this is encoded by the coding sequence ATGGTAGACGTCGCCCTCTCGGTCGGTCGACTTCTCCTCGCGTTCGTCCTGGTCTTCCTGAACGGCTTTTTCGTCGCCGCGGAGTTCGCATACGTTCGAATTCGAGCGACCGCTGTCGACGCACTCGTCGAGGAAGGGCGCTCGGGGGCGGTCCTCTTACAGGACGCGATGGACAACCTCGACGATTATCTCGCCGTGACCCAGCTCGGCATTACCATCTCCTCACTCGGTCTCGGCTGGATCGGTGAGCCCGCCGTCGCGGCTCTGCTCGAACCCGTACTGTCGCCGATCTTACCCGGGGGGCTGATCCACCTCGTCTCCTTCGCCGTCGGGTTCAGCATCATCACCTTCTTGCACGTCGTCTTCGGCGAGTTGGCTCCGAAGACGATCGCGATCGCCCAGGCAGAGCGCGTGGCGCTGATCGTCGCACGACCGATGAAGTTCTTCTACTACGTGTTTATCCCCGGACTCGTCGTCTTCAACGGGACCGCGAACTTCTTCACGCGGCTCATCGGCATCCCGCCGGCCTCCGAGAACGAGGAGGTGCTGACCGAAGAGGAGATCCTCGCCGTGCTGTCGACGGCCGGTCGGAAAGGGAACATCGAGATGGAGGAAGTCGAACTAATCGAACGCGTGTTCGACTTCGACGAACTCTCGGTCCAGGCGGTCATGGTTCCTCGACCGGACGTGATCACCATCTCTGCGGACGCGCCGCTTCCGGCCGTTCGGTCCAGAATCATCGAGGAAGGCCACACTCGGTACCCGGTCATCGATCCCGACACCGACGATCAGATCGAGGGATTCCTCGACGTGAAAGACGTTCTCCGCGTCACCCACGAAAACCCCGACGCCGACGCGCTAACGGCCGGTGACGTCGCCCGGGAGATGCTCGTCTATCCGGAAACCGGGTCGGTCACTGACCTCCTCGAGCAGATCCAGCGCGAACGAAAACAGATGGTCGCCATCGTCGACGAGTGGGGCGCGTTCGAGGGCATCGTGACCGTCGAGGACCTCGTCGAGGAACTCGTCGGCGACATTCGCGACGACTTCGACGCGGCTACGAACGAACCGTCGATCGACCGGCGAGCGGACGGCACCTACGTCGTCGACGGCGGATTCACGGTATCGAGGCTCAACGAGACGCTCGAGACCACGTTCGAGGCCGACGGCGTCGAGACAGTCGGTGGATTGGTCCTGTCCCGAGCAGGCCGCGTCCCGGACGTCGGTGACGAGTTCGAAATCGACGGGTACGAGTTCACCGTTTCGGCAGTCGACGGGGCGCGCATCTCGGAGGTCGAGGTCCGAAACACAGGAACGGGGCCCGCCGAATCCACAGAAAATTCGAGCCTCGAGTGA
- a CDS encoding winged helix-turn-helix transcriptional regulator: MADPDTITDALETILDVPATDALESATGLEAATGVEAATDVEGVSETEGTTDETTDDSPTKQDVLTLLERRHALSILRAITTAGGPSRFSELEDVVSASPNTLSARLSEFVKAGLLERTAYDEVPPRVEYEPTDAGATLAPLFVYLRLWESRYGDELEA; encoded by the coding sequence ATGGCCGATCCAGATACCATCACGGACGCGCTCGAAACGATCCTCGACGTTCCGGCGACCGACGCCCTCGAGTCGGCAACCGGTCTAGAGGCGGCGACCGGCGTAGAAGCCGCGACTGACGTGGAGGGAGTAAGCGAAACGGAAGGAACGACCGACGAGACGACGGACGATTCGCCAACGAAACAGGACGTTCTCACGCTCCTGGAGCGCCGACACGCGCTCTCGATTCTGCGAGCGATTACGACCGCGGGCGGGCCGAGTCGCTTCTCAGAACTCGAGGACGTGGTCTCTGCCTCCCCGAACACCCTCTCTGCACGCCTCTCTGAGTTCGTCAAGGCTGGATTGCTCGAGCGAACCGCCTACGACGAGGTTCCGCCGCGCGTGGAGTACGAACCGACCGACGCCGGGGCGACGCTGGCCCCGCTGTTCGTTTACCTCCGCCTGTGGGAGAGTCGATACGGCGACGAACTGGAAGCGTAA
- a CDS encoding aminoglycoside N(3)-acetyltransferase — protein sequence MSERDAIEAVDEPATVSSLVDDLRALGLTAGETVLVHASLSSLGWVCVDAQTVVDALMAAVTEAGTLVMPTHSGQYGDPAVWSNPPVPDDWIDTIRAERPPYRPETTPTRGVGAVPECFRSYPDVYRSRHPTVSFAAWGADAETIVADHGFDDGLGEHSPLASVYDRSGSVLLLGVDHGANTSLHLAEYRADIDLPRTDTVATVLEEGEPTSVTFQDIETDASDFAILGDAFEDEHDSIVRRGSVGAAETRLVPQRAMVDFAVDWFETNR from the coding sequence ATGTCTGAACGAGACGCGATCGAAGCAGTGGACGAACCCGCGACGGTGTCGTCGCTCGTCGACGATCTCCGGGCGCTCGGGCTGACGGCGGGTGAGACGGTGCTCGTCCACGCCTCGCTCAGTTCCCTCGGGTGGGTCTGCGTAGACGCCCAGACCGTCGTCGACGCGCTCATGGCCGCCGTAACTGAGGCGGGGACACTCGTCATGCCGACTCACTCGGGACAGTACGGGGACCCGGCCGTCTGGTCGAATCCACCCGTTCCCGACGACTGGATCGACACGATTCGAGCGGAGCGACCACCCTATCGACCGGAGACCACGCCGACACGCGGCGTCGGTGCGGTTCCGGAGTGTTTTCGATCGTACCCCGACGTCTATCGGAGCCGGCACCCGACCGTCTCGTTCGCGGCCTGGGGCGCCGACGCCGAAACCATCGTCGCCGACCACGGGTTCGACGATGGTCTGGGGGAGCATTCGCCGCTGGCCAGCGTCTACGACCGCTCCGGCTCGGTCCTCCTGCTAGGAGTCGACCACGGTGCCAACACCTCGCTCCACCTCGCCGAGTACCGGGCGGACATCGATCTGCCACGGACCGATACCGTCGCTACCGTTCTCGAAGAGGGCGAGCCAACGTCGGTCACCTTCCAGGACATCGAAACCGACGCCAGCGACTTCGCGATCCTCGGTGACGCGTTCGAGGACGAACACGACTCGATCGTTCGACGCGGATCGGTCGGCGCCGCCGAGACGCGGTTAGTTCCCCAGCGAGCGATGGTCGATTTCGCCGTCGATTGGTTCGAGACGAATCGGTAA
- a CDS encoding DUF5830 family protein — protein MAEDDRVDLGLALLERLEHESLPLPAVVDRIETITTDPAVTRTILDEAELRGIIDRDDGIVRVKSRQYVRFEEQVITKEGEFSCRRCGAGLSTGHFIKLEAGELGPFGSSCIRKVTGRE, from the coding sequence ATGGCCGAAGACGACCGCGTCGACCTCGGACTCGCTCTCCTGGAGCGACTCGAGCACGAGTCGCTCCCGCTCCCAGCGGTCGTCGACCGAATCGAGACGATCACTACGGATCCCGCGGTGACGCGAACGATCCTGGACGAGGCGGAGTTGCGCGGCATCATCGACCGAGACGACGGCATCGTTCGCGTAAAGAGCCGTCAGTACGTCCGGTTCGAAGAACAGGTCATCACCAAGGAGGGCGAGTTCTCCTGTCGACGCTGTGGCGCTGGGCTCTCGACGGGTCACTTTATCAAACTCGAGGCCGGCGAGCTCGGTCCGTTCGGCTCGTCGTGTATCAGGAAGGTCACGGGGCGGGAGTGA
- a CDS encoding FAD-dependent oxidoreductase, translating to MEGTAVTVESVTEVGPSTVALELATPEDFEALPGQFVLLRAAPEGEEVARHYTLSSPTVEETFEITVGVDPDGELAPWLASLEGGETVHIEGPFGTITYKNDGDVVAIAGGPGIGPAVAIAEAAQEAGHDAAVIYQDDEPAHTERLEALSEAGAAVTVLESGDDESLESAVDAHLEDGQCYVFGFADFVDRVAEAIEAAGEDPDEARIENFG from the coding sequence ATGGAAGGCACGGCCGTTACCGTCGAGTCCGTCACCGAAGTGGGACCGTCGACCGTCGCACTCGAACTCGCGACGCCGGAAGATTTCGAGGCGCTCCCCGGGCAATTCGTCCTCCTTCGAGCGGCACCCGAGGGCGAGGAGGTCGCACGCCACTACACCCTCTCGTCGCCGACGGTCGAGGAGACGTTCGAGATCACCGTCGGCGTCGATCCCGACGGCGAACTCGCGCCGTGGCTCGCCTCCCTCGAGGGCGGCGAAACGGTTCACATTGAGGGGCCGTTCGGAACGATCACCTACAAGAACGACGGCGATGTCGTGGCGATCGCTGGCGGGCCAGGCATCGGTCCCGCAGTCGCTATCGCCGAGGCTGCCCAGGAGGCCGGCCACGACGCGGCCGTCATCTATCAGGACGACGAACCGGCCCACACCGAGCGACTCGAGGCACTTTCTGAAGCGGGAGCGGCCGTCACGGTACTCGAGTCGGGCGACGACGAGAGTCTCGAGTCGGCCGTCGACGCACACCTCGAGGACGGGCAGTGCTACGTCTTCGGGTTCGCGGACTTCGTCGACCGGGTCGCCGAGGCAATCGAGGCGGCCGGCGAGGATCCGGACGAGGCGCGCATCGAAAACTTCGGGTAG
- a CDS encoding helix-turn-helix domain-containing protein, which translates to MTTVAELEVPAGHFAAATAFERIPSLELQFAGVVGEGPPLVWVSGASRNEIQEALEADPTLSVLASLTDASRERWLFRLEFDAPITQFQKVIADHGGAILETTGVDHDWTIELLFHDRQSLSAAHDELLDQEFSVSVRRMTELDGDLSEETPLTETQYETIVTAHELGYFDVPRKVTLKELADELGISHQALSERLRRSHAALVSAKLSDGDQRKVDL; encoded by the coding sequence ATGACGACAGTCGCCGAACTCGAGGTCCCCGCCGGCCACTTCGCTGCAGCGACCGCGTTCGAGCGCATCCCGTCGCTCGAACTCCAGTTTGCAGGGGTGGTCGGAGAGGGCCCACCACTCGTGTGGGTGTCGGGGGCGAGTCGCAACGAGATCCAGGAGGCGCTCGAGGCAGATCCGACGCTCTCGGTGCTCGCCAGTCTGACCGACGCTAGCCGCGAACGCTGGCTCTTTCGTCTCGAGTTCGACGCGCCGATCACGCAGTTCCAGAAGGTGATCGCCGATCACGGTGGAGCCATCCTCGAGACGACCGGAGTGGACCACGACTGGACGATCGAACTGCTCTTTCACGATCGACAGTCGCTTTCGGCCGCACACGACGAACTGCTGGACCAGGAGTTCTCCGTCTCGGTGCGTCGCATGACGGAACTGGACGGCGACCTCAGCGAGGAGACGCCGCTCACGGAGACCCAGTACGAGACGATCGTCACGGCCCACGAACTGGGCTACTTCGACGTACCGCGAAAGGTGACGCTGAAAGAGCTCGCGGACGAACTCGGTATCTCTCACCAGGCGCTGTCGGAACGATTGCGGCGAAGCCACGCGGCGCTCGTGAGCGCCAAGCTATCCGATGGAGACCAGCGGAAGGTCGATCTCTAG
- a CDS encoding asparagine synthase-related protein, with product MVGLTGRIGRSDEKPFASSLESLRHTDRLEATVTYDEGVVQLGHTAYPEYPIDSFDRGRYRIRFEGKLYDVPEENRRDELERVAPLLFEDENATAGTDDQFKELRDWLLSVDGAFVLTVLDTTTGELVLCNDVLGRLPTYFYADKESMVFSRELRYVLESVDVEFDRLGAAQCLLFGYPLGDRTLVENVRRLRPGSLVRVRTDTVKTSMQSVYTFSFDDPAHAHRSREQNATQLATRFVRACERRAGHFDTDLISLSGGLDSRSVLAGYHAAGCPVEAATMESPQYVPVSDVDIAQELAADFEVDWRTYDVGQPRGADLDTLVKTKNGHIGLMTSFVLTFLRHLEADYGASMAYITGDGGDKVLPDLTPTGSVRKGTLVDYIVEENSILDIDQVSRVTRVSEDAIRRSIRDHVRTYPETTVDGLYIHFLLYERAANFLFEGEDRNRLFFWSDTPFYSLPFFRYAMNCPPEQKRRYNLYRSFLETLSPNAASRTHAVYGAPVNSRRHAAAALLDDVLSRYPTVLETLKPIIKAVNDLETDSNIDADTIDCIRHQVDRIEEVDVGLDTDELHRFLDTANDREKYAIYRIFAITSIVDDLSSNDRKSVLESREDAVFA from the coding sequence ATGGTAGGACTCACCGGCCGAATTGGGCGCTCAGACGAGAAACCGTTCGCGTCGTCGCTGGAGTCGCTCCGCCACACCGATCGGCTCGAGGCGACCGTTACCTACGACGAGGGCGTCGTCCAATTAGGACACACGGCGTATCCCGAGTACCCCATCGACAGCTTCGATCGCGGTCGATATCGAATTCGATTCGAGGGGAAATTGTACGATGTGCCCGAGGAGAATCGTCGCGATGAACTCGAGCGGGTTGCGCCGTTGTTGTTCGAAGACGAGAACGCCACCGCCGGTACCGATGACCAGTTCAAAGAGCTTCGCGATTGGCTGCTGTCGGTCGACGGCGCGTTCGTGTTGACCGTCCTCGACACCACAACTGGCGAACTAGTACTCTGCAACGACGTTCTCGGTCGGCTACCCACGTACTTCTATGCCGACAAGGAGTCCATGGTCTTCTCGAGAGAACTGCGATACGTCCTCGAGTCCGTCGACGTGGAGTTCGACCGCCTGGGGGCTGCGCAGTGTCTCCTCTTCGGCTATCCCCTGGGGGACCGAACGCTCGTCGAGAACGTGCGTCGACTCCGGCCGGGGTCGCTCGTTCGCGTTCGAACAGACACCGTCAAAACGAGCATGCAGTCGGTGTACACGTTCTCCTTCGACGACCCGGCGCACGCCCATCGAAGTCGAGAACAGAACGCTACTCAGCTAGCGACACGGTTCGTTCGGGCGTGTGAGCGTCGTGCGGGCCACTTCGACACAGATCTCATCTCGTTGAGCGGCGGCCTCGACTCGCGGTCGGTACTCGCTGGCTACCACGCCGCGGGTTGTCCGGTCGAGGCGGCAACGATGGAGTCTCCCCAGTACGTCCCCGTCTCGGACGTCGATATCGCCCAGGAACTGGCCGCGGACTTCGAAGTCGACTGGCGAACGTACGACGTTGGCCAGCCTCGTGGGGCCGACCTCGACACGCTCGTGAAGACGAAAAACGGCCACATCGGCCTCATGACGTCCTTCGTCCTCACCTTCTTGCGCCATCTCGAAGCCGACTACGGGGCGTCGATGGCCTACATCACGGGTGACGGCGGCGACAAGGTGCTCCCGGACTTGACCCCGACGGGTTCAGTTCGTAAAGGCACCCTCGTCGACTACATCGTCGAGGAAAACTCCATCCTGGACATCGATCAGGTGTCCCGAGTCACTCGCGTCTCCGAGGACGCGATCAGAAGGAGCATTCGCGACCACGTCCGCACCTACCCCGAAACAACTGTCGACGGCCTCTACATCCACTTCCTGCTCTACGAACGGGCCGCAAACTTCCTCTTCGAGGGCGAAGACCGAAATCGACTGTTCTTCTGGAGTGATACTCCGTTCTACTCGCTACCGTTCTTCCGCTACGCGATGAACTGCCCACCCGAACAGAAACGACGGTACAACCTCTACCGTTCGTTCCTCGAGACGCTGTCGCCGAATGCGGCGAGTCGAACCCACGCCGTCTACGGCGCGCCGGTCAATTCGAGACGCCACGCCGCAGCGGCCCTCCTCGACGACGTACTCTCGCGATATCCTACCGTCCTGGAGACGCTCAAGCCGATCATCAAAGCCGTCAATGACCTCGAGACTGATTCGAACATCGACGCCGACACTATCGACTGTATACGCCACCAGGTCGACCGAATTGAAGAAGTGGACGTCGGACTCGACACCGACGAACTGCATCGATTCCTCGATACTGCCAATGACCGGGAGAAATACGCCATCTACCGTATTTTTGCGATCACTTCTATCGTCGACGACCTCTCCTCGAACGATCGAAAGAGCGTCCTCGAGTCACGAGAAGACGCTGTCTTCGCCTGA
- a CDS encoding sensor histidine kinase, giving the protein MTTSSRLSVGVIGRYAVMGLGLLYVLVGTTYFVTVVSEGTSLGSAFVVFSFIAGSGLVVFVGGYRLPTSAVDHRFYSSVARWSLLGIGGMLVILGVYHAQPDMGLEDPRRSLAVLTALSCVAGFGVGTYAARAKTNALELERRNRALERVQDKLEETNEQLERSNERLEQFASIASHDLQEPLRMVTSYLQLIESRYADELDEDGEEFIEYAVDGAERMRAMIDGLLEYSRVETQREPFELVDLNDVFADVRKNLELKLRERDADLEVDDLPRIEGDPSQLRQLFQNLVSNAIEYSGDEPPVVDVTAKRDGDHWIVSVRDEGIGIDPDETERIFDIFQRLHSEDEVSGTGIGLALCKRIAERHDGDIQVDSEPGEGSTFSVALPAAHGET; this is encoded by the coding sequence ATGACGACTTCGTCTCGTCTGTCGGTAGGAGTAATCGGCCGATATGCGGTGATGGGACTCGGTTTACTGTACGTCCTGGTCGGCACCACGTACTTCGTCACCGTGGTGTCGGAGGGAACGTCGCTCGGGTCCGCATTCGTCGTCTTCTCGTTTATCGCCGGGTCGGGCCTCGTCGTCTTCGTCGGCGGGTATCGTCTCCCGACGTCGGCCGTCGACCACCGATTCTACTCGTCCGTCGCTCGCTGGTCGCTTCTCGGAATCGGCGGGATGCTCGTTATTCTGGGAGTCTATCACGCACAACCGGACATGGGCCTCGAGGATCCTCGTCGGTCGCTCGCCGTCCTCACCGCGCTGAGTTGCGTCGCCGGATTCGGCGTCGGAACCTACGCCGCCCGGGCCAAAACGAACGCCCTCGAACTCGAGCGACGGAATCGGGCGCTCGAACGCGTCCAGGACAAACTCGAGGAGACGAACGAACAGCTCGAGCGATCGAACGAGCGACTCGAACAGTTCGCGTCCATCGCCTCCCACGACCTCCAGGAGCCGCTTCGAATGGTCACCAGTTATCTCCAGTTGATCGAGAGTCGCTACGCCGACGAACTCGACGAGGACGGCGAGGAATTCATCGAGTACGCCGTAGATGGCGCGGAGCGAATGCGAGCGATGATCGACGGCCTCCTCGAGTACTCGCGCGTCGAGACACAACGGGAACCGTTCGAACTGGTCGACTTGAACGACGTCTTCGCTGACGTCCGCAAAAACCTCGAGCTCAAGCTTCGGGAGCGGGACGCCGATCTCGAGGTGGACGACCTTCCTCGCATCGAGGGTGACCCGAGCCAGCTTCGTCAGCTCTTCCAGAACCTCGTCTCGAACGCGATCGAGTACAGCGGCGACGAACCGCCGGTCGTCGACGTGACGGCCAAACGGGACGGCGATCACTGGATCGTCTCGGTTCGTGATGAAGGGATCGGAATCGATCCGGACGAGACGGAACGCATCTTCGACATTTTCCAGCGGCTTCACAGCGAAGACGAGGTATCGGGAACCGGTATCGGCCTCGCGCTCTGTAAGCGAATCGCGGAACGCCACGACGGCGATATCCAGGTCGATTCCGAGCCTGGCGAAGGCTCGACATTTTCGGTCGCTCTCCCGGCGGCGCACGGCGAGACGTGA
- a CDS encoding AsnC family transcriptional regulator: MRSLDKIDIEILHHLVADARQPYSEIAERVDVSAPTVSNRVDRLVDIGVIDGFTVAVDRSTVSAGTEVLIDCTLSPDADDRIADRLASLEAIEHVFVTADGRVLATATVSQARIRAVLADAVDLESLDSYRVHLLEDRHWSPSIASSDLAFTCDECSNRVTDDGVSITIDDDRYLFCCPSCRSAFEETATISESA, encoded by the coding sequence ATGCGATCACTGGACAAAATTGATATCGAGATCCTCCACCACCTCGTCGCGGATGCCCGCCAGCCCTACAGTGAAATCGCCGAGCGGGTCGACGTCTCCGCGCCGACTGTGTCCAACCGAGTCGACCGGCTCGTCGATATCGGCGTGATAGATGGCTTCACCGTCGCCGTCGACCGATCGACCGTCTCTGCCGGAACCGAAGTACTGATCGACTGCACGCTCTCGCCGGACGCAGACGATCGGATCGCCGACCGCCTGGCCTCGCTCGAGGCGATCGAACACGTCTTCGTGACGGCAGACGGCCGAGTGCTCGCGACCGCTACCGTCTCGCAGGCACGAATACGAGCGGTACTCGCCGACGCAGTCGACCTCGAGTCTCTCGACAGCTACCGGGTTCACCTGCTCGAGGACCGCCACTGGTCCCCATCGATCGCCTCGTCCGATCTCGCTTTCACGTGCGACGAGTGTTCGAATCGGGTGACGGACGACGGCGTCTCGATCACCATCGACGACGATCGCTACCTCTTCTGCTGTCCGTCCTGCCGGTCCGCGTTCGAAGAGACTGCAACGATCAGCGAGTCGGCGTAA